Within Salvia splendens isolate huo1 chromosome 21, SspV2, whole genome shotgun sequence, the genomic segment CAAGTATCACAGTTATGTTCTTGCAATTTATATGTATTCAAATTGACTCTTCTCAAGTATCAATGAAAAAAAGCTACAAGAAAATTTTAACAAGCTATTGTAAGACATGTAAAATGAATTGTTATAGCAAGTGGATAGTGAATGTCTGATGCCATGTTTACATTTCACCATGAAATGATTGATGAATCAAACACATGTTTGGTGACCGAAAAGTATCCAATAAAAACCATACAACATAAAtctttaaaaagaaaatttcaaTAGCACCAAAACCTGCAACCAGACACAGTCAAATTCATGTCTCTATgtaatttatcaaaaaaagtaaaacattattcttattatttttaaagtttccaaaaataaaTGAACATACAAAAACACTAAGTGCACCTTTGCCTGAAATAAATTACAAACCTTGGTTGACGCCAGCATCCGCGTCCGGAACTGGAAGCACAGGCCTTTGAGATTGAAGAAGCGAAGAAATGGTGGAGCTAAGTTTTCCCGGGAGAGTGGTTCGGTAGTCGAGTAATTTTTGAGCCGTTTCCTCTAATTCCAGTTCCAATTTCAACACTTGTTCTTCGTCTGCAGCTAGTTGAGCATCATCTCTTCGTGGCTGGGAAGCCATTAGTGTCAAACCCAATAGCGACACAGAGAAATTTGGGGAAAACTACTATATCTAGCATTACAaagatttggaaaatattgtaatgaatcataaacccaacaGTCAAGTGGCTCTTGAAGAGCTAATTTCTGTCACAAGTTTTATTAATCAAGAATAAGTatcaagtgtacaaacaattcccgaaacttcaacttctacgcCAAGCATTGTAgtgtcgcgccgcagtgggaaggtctcgcatgagcccgaaagatacattggtttgggagaatccatggatcactcctcggacaacaatgtattagatccctggaactttgcagaggcgctgacagatgtcgatcattgcgaatgggtgaaagcagtggattcggaactacaatctatgatagacaaagacgtctacgaattgtccgtcctacccgagggctgtactgccattgggagtaagtggatatagaaacgtaaacgtggaccagatggacgagttaaagtctttaaggcaagactagtggctaaggggtatacccaaaaggaaggtgtcgattacgacgagactttctcccaagtg encodes:
- the LOC121783234 gene encoding uncharacterized protein LOC121783234, translated to MASQPRRDDAQLAADEEQVLKLELELEETAQKLLDYRTTLPGKLSSTISSLLQSQRPVLPVPDADAGVNQGLMRESTGLPVVADSDEAEKLQLLKQKISSNATAMPVVVLSRLKEYMARIDALDSSNGIIHPAFEMKRTS